From a single Micromonospora pallida genomic region:
- a CDS encoding ZIP family metal transporter — MPEWSQAGGWGLLAGSALLLGALAGWYLPVPQRVIASIMAFGAGVLLSAVSFDLIEDAHEQGGIVPTALGAAAGAVAYTLANLALARRGARHRKRSGQRQPTERERPGSGSAIAVGALLDGIPESVVIGASLLSGGPVSLVTVVAVFLSNVPEGLSSAAGMRRAGRPRRYVFLLWTAIALVSGIAAVAGYTLLGGAPPAVLAATTALAAGAILAMITDTMVPEAFEDAHLLVGLVTVAGFLTAFALSHT; from the coding sequence GTGCCGGAATGGTCGCAGGCAGGTGGCTGGGGACTCCTGGCCGGATCGGCGCTGCTGCTGGGCGCGCTGGCCGGCTGGTACCTGCCCGTCCCGCAGCGGGTGATCGCGTCGATCATGGCGTTCGGGGCCGGGGTGCTCCTCTCGGCGGTCTCCTTCGACCTGATCGAGGACGCCCACGAGCAGGGCGGCATCGTGCCCACCGCGCTGGGCGCGGCCGCCGGCGCGGTCGCGTACACGCTGGCCAACCTGGCGCTGGCCCGGCGGGGTGCCCGGCACCGGAAACGCTCCGGCCAACGGCAGCCCACCGAGCGGGAGCGGCCCGGTTCCGGGTCCGCGATAGCGGTCGGCGCGCTGTTGGACGGCATACCCGAGTCGGTGGTGATCGGGGCGAGCCTGCTCAGCGGCGGGCCGGTCAGCCTCGTCACGGTGGTCGCGGTCTTCCTCAGCAACGTCCCCGAAGGGCTCTCCAGCGCGGCCGGCATGCGCCGCGCCGGTCGTCCCCGGCGCTACGTCTTCCTGCTCTGGACCGCGATCGCGCTGGTCAGCGGGATCGCCGCAGTGGCCGGTTACACGCTGCTCGGCGGTGCGCCGCCCGCCGTACTGGCGGCGACCACCGCGCTCGCCGCCGGAGCGATCCTCGCGATGATCACCGACACCATGGTCCCCGAGGCGTTCGAGGACGCGCACCTGCTGGTCGGGCTGGTCACCGTCGCCGGTTTCCTCACCGCCTTCGCCCTCTCCCACACCTGA